The Flaviramulus sp. BrNp1-15 genome has a window encoding:
- the scpA gene encoding methylmalonyl-CoA mutase yields the protein MLRKNLQHIELKSEVPSLESEVSKFQTAEGIEVKSIYSKKDVENLEHLNFVAGIAPNLRGPYSTMYVRRPWTIRQYAGFSTAEESNAFYRRNLAAGQKGLSVAFDLATHRGYDSDHERVVGDVGKAGVAIDSVEDMKILFDQIPLDKMSVSMTMNGAVLPIMAFYIVAAEEQGVKPEQLAGTIQNDILKEFMVRNTYIYPPTPSMKIISDIFEYTSKHMPKFNSISISGYHMQEAGATCDIELAYTLADGLEYIRKGLAAGMDIDTFAPRLSFFWAIGMNYFMEIAKMRAARMLWAKLVKQFNPKNEKSLALRTHCQTSGWSLTEQDPFNNVARTTIEAAAAAFGGTQSLHTNALDEAIALPTDFSARIARNTQIFLQEETHITKTVDPWAGSYYLEKLTHDIAQKAWSLIEEVEELGGMTKAIEAGIPKIRIEEAAAKKQARIDSGQDIIVGVNKYRLDEEEPISTLEVDNQTVRNQQIEQLNSIKSERNSEKVKLALLKLTKAARTGKENLLALAVHAARERATLGEISDALEAEFGRYKAQIKSFSGVYSKEIKDDESFKKAKELADKFAEQDGRRPRIMIAKMGQDGHDRGAKVVATGYADVGFDVDIGPLFQTPQEAAKQAVENDVHILGVSSLAAGHKTLVPQVIEALKAYGRDDIMVIVGGVIPKQDYQYLFDAGAIAVFGPGTKISDAAIKILEIIID from the coding sequence ATTTTGAGAAAAAATCTTCAACATATTGAATTAAAATCCGAAGTCCCAAGTCTAGAGTCTGAAGTTTCAAAATTTCAAACTGCCGAAGGCATCGAAGTAAAATCCATATACTCAAAAAAAGATGTTGAAAATTTAGAACATCTCAATTTTGTTGCAGGAATAGCGCCAAACCTTCGTGGACCATACAGTACCATGTATGTTCGTAGACCTTGGACTATTCGGCAATATGCTGGTTTTTCAACAGCAGAAGAAAGTAATGCTTTTTACAGGCGTAATTTAGCTGCTGGACAAAAAGGATTATCAGTTGCCTTCGATTTGGCAACGCATCGTGGGTACGATAGTGACCATGAACGTGTAGTTGGAGATGTTGGAAAAGCAGGTGTAGCAATAGATTCGGTTGAAGATATGAAAATACTTTTCGACCAAATTCCATTAGACAAAATGTCTGTTTCAATGACAATGAATGGTGCTGTTTTACCAATAATGGCATTTTATATTGTAGCTGCAGAAGAACAAGGTGTAAAACCAGAACAACTTGCAGGCACAATCCAAAATGATATTTTAAAGGAATTCATGGTGCGTAACACATACATTTACCCACCAACGCCTTCCATGAAAATCATTTCAGATATTTTTGAGTACACTAGTAAACATATGCCAAAATTCAATAGCATAAGTATTTCTGGTTATCATATGCAGGAAGCTGGCGCTACATGTGATATTGAGTTAGCTTACACCTTAGCAGATGGTCTGGAATATATTAGAAAAGGCTTAGCAGCAGGAATGGATATTGACACCTTTGCTCCTCGCCTTTCCTTTTTCTGGGCAATAGGCATGAATTATTTCATGGAAATTGCTAAAATGCGAGCTGCACGTATGCTTTGGGCTAAATTAGTAAAGCAATTTAATCCTAAAAACGAAAAATCTTTGGCACTTCGTACGCATTGTCAAACAAGCGGCTGGAGTTTAACGGAACAAGATCCTTTTAATAATGTAGCGAGAACAACTATAGAAGCTGCTGCTGCTGCATTTGGAGGTACACAAAGCTTACACACTAATGCTTTAGATGAAGCTATTGCATTACCTACAGATTTTTCTGCAAGAATAGCCCGTAACACCCAAATATTTTTACAAGAAGAAACACATATTACCAAAACGGTTGACCCTTGGGCTGGGAGTTATTATTTAGAAAAATTAACGCATGACATTGCACAAAAAGCTTGGTCTTTAATTGAAGAAGTTGAAGAACTTGGAGGTATGACCAAAGCTATTGAAGCTGGTATACCTAAAATTAGAATTGAAGAAGCGGCAGCTAAAAAACAAGCTCGTATTGATTCTGGTCAAGATATTATTGTTGGTGTTAATAAATATAGATTAGATGAAGAAGAACCTATTTCCACTCTAGAAGTAGATAATCAAACCGTTAGAAACCAGCAAATAGAACAATTAAATAGCATTAAATCTGAAAGGAATTCTGAAAAAGTTAAACTAGCTTTATTAAAATTAACTAAAGCTGCGCGTACAGGAAAAGAAAATTTATTAGCTTTAGCTGTTCATGCTGCACGAGAAAGAGCTACTTTAGGTGAAATTAGTGACGCTCTTGAAGCAGAATTTGGAAGGTATAAAGCACAAATAAAATCATTTTCTGGCGTGTATAGTAAGGAAATAAAAGACGACGAATCCTTTAAAAAAGCTAAAGAATTAGCTGATAAGTTTGCAGAACAAGACGGAAGACGTCCACGTATTATGATTGCCAAAATGGGACAAGATGGTCATGACCGTGGTGCAAAAGTGGTAGCAACTGGTTATGCAGATGTTGGTTTTGATGTAGATATTGGCCCCTTATTTCAAACACCACAAGAAGCTGCCAAACAAGCTGTTGAAAACGACGTACACATACTTGGTGTTTCATCCCTTGCTGCAGGCCATAAAACTTTAGTACCACAAGTTATTGAAGCTTTAAAAGCTTATGGTCGTGATGATATTATGGTTATAGTTGGTGGTGTAATACCAAAACAAGATTATCAATATTTATTTGATGCTGGCGCCATTGCTGTTTTTGGACCAGGAACAAAAATTAGCGATGCCGCTATTAAGATTTTGGAGATTATAATTGATTAA
- a CDS encoding pitrilysin family protein, which produces MTSFLTEAQVKQTANVEGITEYMLDNGLKVLLFPDNSSQTITVNITYKVGSRHEGYGEKGMAHLLEHLVFKGTPNHPDIPKELTERGARPNGTTYYDRTNYFETFNATDENLEWALDLEADRMVNSYIAKKDLESEFSVVRNEFESGENSPSNVLRLKVINTAYLWHNYGQATIGNRSDIERVPIENLKAFYKKYYRPDNAVLMVTGKFDADKTLELIDKKFSGIKNPDKPLRDVPTIEPAQDGEKRVTLSRVGDLQILSTLYHTPAGSHEDYAAISIAEEILTDNPSGRLYKALVDGKKAASMYSYIPFTKEPSFMYINVNVPSDKSLSEAETTMLALLDDLKNNPVTQEEVDRAKSNLLKQYDQISRNSAYLGTYMSEFIGAGDWRLSFIHRDRVENMTVEKVNEAIQRYLINTNRTVGNFVPAEKPIRVEIEHTEGLDELVTSYKGKEGLDAGEAFDVSYENIQNRLDSGELQKTPIEYGFIKKDNRGKTVTLSFTFRNGNVNDFMNKGRLASYTSSMLNKGTKNNSRQDIEDKLSAIKSSIRFSGSNGRVSASINTTEEHLMESLALMTDMLKNPKFDNEELEKLKTQDLASIEQNKTEPQFLASKELGLLNQKYEKGHPLHATTIEEDIEEINTVTIDAIQEYYNEFYGISDNATLIAIGNIDEQKLKDYFETEFADFKSDKPYQPIADKYALNNAANKKIKTPDKKNAISIGVMSFEGSQVEDDYAALEVASSIFGGGVLSSRITTRLRQKDGVSYGAGGRVRVDSNPDDKNSSILVYAIYAPENASKVQKGFSEEIERFIKEGITEDELKVAVNSWVQGENVSRAKDNELSSLINNNLYYDRDMMFHKNIEDKVTSLTVEDVNKVIKKYFKTFDNWTVINAGDFVEYEINNEDKKVD; this is translated from the coding sequence ATGACATCATTTCTAACAGAAGCCCAAGTTAAACAAACGGCAAACGTTGAAGGCATTACAGAGTATATGCTGGATAACGGCTTGAAAGTGTTATTGTTTCCAGATAATTCATCACAAACCATAACCGTAAATATAACTTATAAAGTTGGTTCAAGACACGAGGGTTATGGAGAAAAAGGAATGGCACATTTATTAGAGCACTTAGTGTTTAAAGGAACACCAAACCATCCAGACATTCCTAAAGAATTAACCGAGCGTGGGGCAAGACCAAACGGAACTACTTATTATGACCGTACAAACTACTTTGAAACGTTTAATGCAACAGATGAAAATTTAGAATGGGCATTAGATTTAGAGGCAGATAGAATGGTAAACTCCTATATTGCTAAAAAAGATTTAGAGTCAGAGTTTTCTGTTGTTAGAAACGAGTTTGAAAGTGGTGAGAATTCACCATCAAATGTATTGCGTTTAAAGGTTATTAATACGGCTTACCTTTGGCATAATTATGGGCAAGCAACAATTGGAAATCGTTCTGATATAGAAAGAGTTCCTATTGAAAATTTGAAAGCGTTTTACAAAAAATATTACAGACCAGATAATGCTGTTTTAATGGTTACAGGAAAATTTGATGCTGATAAGACATTAGAACTTATTGATAAGAAATTTTCTGGAATTAAAAATCCAGATAAACCTTTGCGAGATGTTCCAACTATAGAACCTGCCCAAGATGGTGAAAAACGTGTTACTCTAAGTCGAGTAGGAGATTTACAAATATTATCTACTTTATATCATACACCTGCAGGTTCTCACGAAGATTATGCTGCAATATCTATTGCTGAGGAAATTTTAACTGATAACCCTTCAGGAAGGTTATATAAAGCTTTAGTTGATGGAAAAAAGGCTGCAAGTATGTATTCTTACATTCCTTTTACAAAAGAACCCTCGTTTATGTATATTAATGTAAATGTGCCTTCTGATAAATCACTTTCCGAGGCTGAAACTACTATGTTAGCGTTATTGGATGATTTAAAAAATAATCCAGTAACTCAAGAGGAAGTTGATAGAGCAAAATCTAATCTATTAAAACAATACGATCAAATAAGTAGAAATTCAGCCTATTTAGGAACTTATATGAGTGAGTTTATAGGTGCTGGAGATTGGAGATTGTCATTTATTCATAGAGACCGTGTAGAAAATATGACTGTTGAAAAAGTGAATGAGGCTATTCAACGTTATTTAATTAATACAAACAGAACAGTTGGAAACTTCGTTCCAGCAGAAAAGCCTATTCGTGTTGAAATTGAACACACAGAAGGGTTGGATGAATTGGTTACATCATATAAAGGAAAAGAAGGATTGGATGCGGGTGAAGCGTTTGATGTTTCTTATGAAAACATTCAGAACCGATTGGATTCTGGTGAGCTTCAAAAAACACCAATAGAATATGGTTTCATAAAAAAAGATAATCGAGGAAAAACAGTTACGCTTTCTTTTACTTTTAGAAATGGAAATGTTAATGACTTTATGAACAAAGGTCGTTTAGCAAGTTATACATCAAGCATGTTAAATAAAGGTACTAAGAATAATTCAAGACAAGACATTGAAGATAAGCTAAGTGCTATAAAATCTTCTATTCGTTTTTCTGGTTCTAATGGAAGAGTAAGTGCTAGTATAAATACTACAGAGGAGCATCTTATGGAGTCATTAGCATTAATGACAGATATGCTTAAAAATCCTAAGTTTGATAATGAAGAATTAGAAAAGCTTAAAACTCAGGATTTAGCAAGTATTGAACAAAACAAAACAGAACCTCAGTTTTTAGCGAGTAAAGAACTAGGATTGTTGAATCAGAAGTATGAAAAAGGACATCCTTTACATGCAACAACTATTGAAGAGGATATCGAAGAAATTAATACTGTTACGATTGATGCTATCCAAGAGTATTACAATGAGTTTTATGGAATTTCAGATAATGCCACGTTAATAGCTATAGGTAATATTGATGAACAAAAGTTAAAAGATTATTTTGAAACCGAGTTTGCCGATTTTAAATCAGATAAGCCATATCAGCCAATTGCTGATAAATATGCACTTAATAATGCAGCGAATAAAAAGATTAAAACACCAGACAAAAAAAATGCTATTAGTATAGGTGTTATGTCTTTTGAAGGTAGCCAAGTAGAAGATGATTATGCAGCGCTTGAAGTAGCAAGTTCAATTTTTGGTGGTGGTGTTTTAAGTTCCAGAATTACCACACGTTTAAGACAAAAAGATGGTGTAAGTTATGGCGCAGGTGGACGAGTAAGAGTAGATTCTAATCCTGATGATAAAAATTCTTCAATTTTAGTGTATGCTATTTATGCTCCAGAAAATGCATCAAAAGTTCAAAAAGGATTCAGTGAAGAAATAGAACGATTTATAAAAGAAGGTATTACTGAAGATGAACTTAAAGTAGCTGTAAATAGTTGGGTGCAAGGTGAAAATGTATCTAGAGCAAAAGACAATGAACTTTCAAGTCTAATTAATAATAATTTATATTATGATAGAGACATGATGTTTCATAAAAATATTGAGGATAAAGTAACCAGTTTAACTGTTGAAGATGTAAATAAAGTCATTAAAAAGTATTTTAAAACATTTGATAATTGGACAGTTATTAATGCTGGTGATTTTGTAGAATATGAGATAAACAACGAAGATAAAAAAGTTGATTAG